The DNA sequence CTCCCTCTGTCAGAAGGAACAGAAGTTTTAAAGGGAACGTGGAATGAGAAGCATCTATGTGATGTTCCTTTGGGTCTGCTCTTCACTGTGGTCAGAGGTCAACTCTGCAGCTCTCTGGTAAATGAGGGAAACCCCTGGTTGAAGTGGGTTACCGACGGAGGCTGTTCCTGGGAGTCCTTCAGCAAGGGTGAGTAACAGGGTCAGCAACAACAGTAAACAAGCTGCTAACTTTCCAAACATAACCTCTGCAGCATCCGGCTGCTTTAAAACATTAACCAAAGTACACTTATCTCTGGCTCCTGGCCTCAAGTGACTTCTGAACACGTAGCTGTTCTCTAGACCAGATTTGATTGTGCTCAGTAACACCGGGTGTCCAAGCCCAGCCGAAGCTCCAGGGGTCAGAGCCAGCTCTTTGCTGGCATCCATGTCCTGTCCACAGTGATTcttgagtgggaagggacccatgaGAACCATAAGTTCATCTCTGTGCTCCTTGCAGGGCTGCCAGAAACCAACCGATATGACTAAGAGTGAGTCCTCCCAGCCCAAGGGCTTGGCGTTGGCCAAGGGTGGTGAGGAGAGCACAGACTCTTTTGGAGCAGAGGTGAGTTTTCTTTCCATTACTGGTGAGCAggacatttaagaaaaaagacactggaggcagcagcagggcagcaaaCTGGGAattttcctgctgcctctgagaGCTTTGCCATGTACAGCTGGGCAGCTGAGGGTATAAAACCTGAGGATCACCTGCCTTTGGGACAGCACTTGACAACAGAAAATGCAGTTGTGTGTGCACTAAAGATGAGCTGCAtctgctgagaagcagcagaaaggatCCCATGCCCAGACAGGAGCAAGTTTGAAGTGTTACTGATGGACACACACAAATGcttggctgtgtgtgcaggatCCAGCCAACACCTCTTGCTTGTATTGCAACAGTTCTCACCTGGAGCTTGACATGTTTCTGTTATAATATATTTTCTACACGTGATGCTTTTTACCTGCAACAAAGGCAGGAGTGGAgtttgggctgtgctggctcaaTCCCACAGCAGTAGTTCAAAGAAAAGCCATTTCTGTTGCAGAAGCAGAGAGAACTTTGCATCTCGTTCGCAGGACGGGGATAAGTTGGCAACTTAACTGTTAAACTCGCCTGTGACTGTTGGGTGTTGACATCACCGTGATCTCACCACTGTAACCTGAGCCCTCCAGCTTTTCCTCCAGCCTGCCTTTAAATACCAGTCCTGGAGCCAGCACAGAACCCATTCCTCTGGCCGGAGCCCAAGGCAAACCCGGCAGCACCCTCATAGATGAAAGCAAAGACAAGCACCAGCACTCCAGCCATGTCCACGTCCCTGCGAGTGAGCCCCTCGGTGCACGGCTACCGCTTTGACACGGCCCTGCGCAAGAAAGCCGCGGCCAACATCTTTGAAAGCATCAACGAAGAGTCCCTGCAGAAGCTCTTCAGAAACTCCGGAGACAAGAAGGCGGAGGAAAGAGCCAAGATAATCCTCGCCACTGACCAGGACGTGGAGGAGAAAACGAGAGCACTAATGGCActaaagcagaggagaaaagacaaactGCTCCAGTTCCTGACGTTTCGGAAATACTTCATTAAAGTTCACTGAGCTGGCGGAGGGAGCACAAATGGAGGAGAACGTTTGGGGACAGGACTGTTTGTGACCTCCTACCACACTCGGCATGTTCCACTGCCCCATGGCACTGGGGACCTGACAGACCACATGCAGGGCTTCAGCCCCACAGCAAACTGCGTGCCGACAGCGGCATCGGTGCCCATGGCAGCGTCGGTGCCCATGGCAGCATCAGTGTGGACAGCAGAATCAGTGCC is a window from the Pithys albifrons albifrons isolate INPA30051 chromosome 29, PitAlb_v1, whole genome shotgun sequence genome containing:
- the TCIM gene encoding transcriptional and immune response regulator; the encoded protein is MKAKTSTSTPAMSTSLRVSPSVHGYRFDTALRKKAAANIFESINEESLQKLFRNSGDKKAEERAKIILATDQDVEEKTRALMALKQRRKDKLLQFLTFRKYFIKVH